The segment TGCTGTGGTGGATATTTTTCCGCTGTCACAGACTTTCTGTAACCGGCCTGAAATGTTTGTGGAAGACGGGATTCATCCTTCTGCTCAGCAGTACGCCCTTTGGGAGCAGCTTATTTTCCCCGAGGCATACAACATGTTACGACAATGAGTTGTTCAGCATTTCCTCATGAAAGGGACGTTCAATGATAGTGACCGGCCGGCTGATCAAAGTTCTTTTAATCTGTCCTTTCAATGTCATGGTCGTCATTCCCGGTTTGCTCCTTTGGATTTCCAGACAAACGGGTTTGCTTGCCTCCTTTAATTTGGGTTTCAATCTTTACCGTGGAATACTCGGTGGTTTTTTCATTGCCATCGGGATGATTGGCGCTTATTTTTGTGTTGCCCTTTTCACCGATCATGGCGATGGAACCCCCGCCCCCTGGGACCCTCCCAAAAATCTGGTGGTAGAAGGCATCTACCGCCACGTCCGCAACCCCATGATCGCTAGCGTTTTTTGCGTTTTATTGGGGGAATTCCTGCTTTCAGGTTACCCGCTTCTCCTGCTGTGGTTTTTATTCTTTGTGGCCGCCAACCTCTTGTATATTCCACTGATAGAAGAGCCGCAACTTCTCAAACGTTTTGGTGAACCCTACCGCCTTTATCTTAAAAACGTGCCGCGTTGGATTCCGAAGAAGAGCTTCACAAAAGGATACAAATAATCCCCGCCCACAAATATTTTCCGACCCAACCGCCTTCCCTCGACATAATTCCATAAATATTTGATATAATTAGTATTATATTTATATTGTGATGCTTTCGGCCTTTTCACATTGTATTTCCAACCTGCTCAATTTCACGATCGTGCAAAATGACCTTTCGGCTATTCTTTAAATTCATTTTTCCTCTCGTCACACTGCTGGCCGTCGGGCCGATTGCCGAGGCTCAGGAAAATGCTTCCGGGACGGAGCAGGAGGGTTTAGAACTCGCTGAAAACATCATCGAGGTGGAGGTGGAAACGTTTCAATCCAACGCACTTAAAAATTTTTTAAAAGAATACCGGCAGATTTTGCAACAGTCCAAGTCAGACACGTCCGGGGTGTTGCAAAAATTCAGGAAAGATTTTTCGGATCTCAAACAGGAGAACGCCCGGAGCTTAAAAATTACGCGGCAGAAAAAACTTCCTAGAGTGGTTTTAAAAAGAGTCAATCCAAATGACGATCTGTTACCAACAAAGAATCCAGATCCGGCCCCCTTTTCACGCGACTTGCTTCGCATGGAAAAATTCCATCCACCGCCGCTGGCACCGGAGCAAAAAGACAGGCTCCTGAGCCTTGACGAAAGACAACGTTTGGCCAAAATCGTAAAAAAACGCCGTCAAGAAACGTTTCAGTTCCGACAAAGCGAAATAGGACGCCTAAAAGCGGAAATCGATCAGGAGCCCTTGAAAGGACACCAGACGAAACTGGCGGAATTCAGCGCCCGCATAAAAAAATGGCTGGCCCAGATAGAGAGGGGAAGGGGCAGGGAGCCGGCGCTTTTTTTGAATTTAGGAAATGTTTATCTGGAATCCCAGCGCTACTTGAATTCTTTGGAGCGTGAAGACCGGTTCAAACTGACACGTTACGCCCCGCATGCAGGGATTGCGCTTGGCAGTTATGAGTTGGCCCTTTGGACTTTTAAAATGTCCCTCACTCAGAATCCTGATGACGGCGACACCAACCTTCTTCTTGGTAAGGTGCTCGCAGAAATGGGAAGGCCCGATCAGGCTCTTGAAAGGGCAAGGAACGCAGAATATTTATTCTCCCGAAACCGGGAATCGGGAAAAACCGCGCAAGCCCGCAGTTTTGTTGCTTCCCTGGAAAAACCATCGCCGATAAAATTTAACGCCGAACCCTGATAGAAAACCCACGCCATGCAAAAAAACGGATTCGCCGCAACCTTGTTTGTTTGGGCTTTGTTGTTTTCTTCTTCGGGTTTTACCGAGCCTCTGGTCAAATACCACCCCAACGGAAAGGCGAGCGTTGAGGGACAACTGGATGAAAATGGACTGCCGCACAACACCATTCGCAAGTTTGATGAGAAAGGGAACATCGTTTCGGAACGAAACTTTCACCATGGAGTTTTAGAGGGGGTCAGTAAAATGTACTACTCGTCCGGCGAGTTGATGACTCACTGGGTTTACAAAAAAGGCAAGCGCCACGGGGTTGGTATAGGATATTTTCGCAACGGAAAAATTAAAGATGAAGGATTTTATAAAGACGATAAGCTCGACGGCTTGGTTAAAATGTACTACGAGGACGGCACCCCGAAGACGGAAATGAATTTTAAAGAAGACCGTCAGGAAGGAACCACCAGAACCTACACAAAAGAGGGAAAGCTGGAGTTCATATACACCCACCGTAAAGGACGGCTCATCAACCGGAAAAAGTTTGATGCCGATGGAAAGCTCATTCTTGAGCAGGATTATCCCGTCCTACAGGTCCACCCCTGAATCCTTCCCCCGAACGATTCTCACCGGGTTCCTGAGGTTATCCATTCAACTATTTCCCGAACTGCCTTGAAAATCCGTTATAATTGTATGGAATTCTATGAAAGCGCCCTTTTACCAAATTCAATCGCCGGTACCTCAGACAAAAAAAGCCATCCTCGTGGGCGTCGAGTTGCCGCGAAACGGCTCCGCCCCCCTGACGGTTTCTTTTGAAGAACTGGAGGGGCTGGCCACCACCGCAAACTATCAGCCGATCGCCCGGCTTTCGCAAAAACTTTCGTCTATCAACCCCAAAACTTTTTTGGGAAGCGGCAAGGTGGAAGAACTTCAACAGGCGGTCAAGCACCACCATCCGAATGCAGTCATTTTTGATGTCGAACTTTCACCCGGGCAAAACCGCAACCTGGAAAATATTTTTAAATGCCGGGTGATCGATCGGTCCTGGCTCATTCTTGAAATTTTCAATGACCACGCACGCACCCGGGAAGCCAAAACCCAGGTTGAGTTGGCGCGCTTGAAATATGCGCTCCCCCGGCTGACCCGCATGTGGGGGCATCTATCCAGGCAGCGCGGCGGCATTGGTCTGAAAGACGTGGGTGAGACCCAGATCCAGTTGGACCGCCGGTTGATCAGAAACGAGATCACCAAGCTGGAGAGAAAACTGAAAGGGATCGACAAGGAAAAAATAACCCAAAGGAAAGGCCGTAAAGGAATTTATCGTGTCGCTTTGGTGGGCTACACCAACGTCGGAAAATCAACCCTGATGAACCGCTTGACCGGGTCAGACACCTTGGTGGAAAACAAACTGTTTGCCACGCTGGACGCAACCATTCGTAAAATCAAAAAAAACTTCCCCTATCCGGTTCTTCTTGCGGATACCGTCGGCCTCATCGACAAACTGCCGCATGACCTGGTGGCGTCCTTCAAAAGCACGTTGGATGAAGTCCGCGAAGCCGACCTCCTGATCAAACTGGTTGACCTCAGTCACCCCGATTACCAAAAGCAGATGGAAACCGTTGACCAGGTGCTCAATGAACTGGGTGCTCAGGACATAGACTCGGTTCTGGTGTTCAATAAGCTCGACCGCATCAGCGACCCGGAAATCCTGTCTATCGCCAACAATTTATACCCGCAAGCGGTTCTCATCTCGTGCAGGACGGGGGAAGGCATAGAAAACCTGCAAGAGGAGATCATTCGCTGTTATCAAAACAGGTTGACGCCGTACACTCTCAAAATGGATTATTCTAAAGCCGATCAGATTTCACAAATCCGCAAACAAGCCATCATCGTCAAGGAAGAGTACGAAGAAGACCAAATCGTTCTCAGCTTGAGATTACCGCCGGAAGGCAAAGCCCGGCTCAATAAATTACTGAAGAGGGAGTCCAAACCAGCCGCTCTGTGATCGTTATTCGGACTTCAATTCCGTAGCGACATAGAGACCTTTGTCGGTCACCACATAAGCTCCGCTGATTGCATCGCCTTTTTTAATTTCCTCAAGACCCTTCCAGCCGGAAAGTATAGTTTTCTCATCAACGATTAGAGTGAAGCGCTTTTTTGTTTCTGGATCGATGACAG is part of the Nitrospinaceae bacterium genome and harbors:
- the hflX gene encoding GTPase HflX yields the protein MKAPFYQIQSPVPQTKKAILVGVELPRNGSAPLTVSFEELEGLATTANYQPIARLSQKLSSINPKTFLGSGKVEELQQAVKHHHPNAVIFDVELSPGQNRNLENIFKCRVIDRSWLILEIFNDHARTREAKTQVELARLKYALPRLTRMWGHLSRQRGGIGLKDVGETQIQLDRRLIRNEITKLERKLKGIDKEKITQRKGRKGIYRVALVGYTNVGKSTLMNRLTGSDTLVENKLFATLDATIRKIKKNFPYPVLLADTVGLIDKLPHDLVASFKSTLDEVREADLLIKLVDLSHPDYQKQMETVDQVLNELGAQDIDSVLVFNKLDRISDPEILSIANNLYPQAVLISCRTGEGIENLQEEIIRCYQNRLTPYTLKMDYSKADQISQIRKQAIIVKEEYEEDQIVLSLRLPPEGKARLNKLLKRESKPAAL